Proteins encoded in a region of the Dorea longicatena genome:
- a CDS encoding molybdopterin-containing oxidoreductase family protein — protein MNQRVIKKVRCNICSAGCPIDAYVEEGTLVSVEGSRDLPGQSGGLCSKGAASRQYVYNKDRILYPMKRIGKKGSGEFERISWDEAYRMIAENLLRIKKEYGPQAAAFYAGYPKWYRPALLRLANAYGSPNYCTESSTCFQSAAMAWKSIYGNDICFPDLMHAQTVLVWSNNLYHSNVGMARPYQSLKARGAKIIAVDPRETVTTQAADIHLKLLPGTDGALALSMAQVIIEEGLYDKEFVEKYVYGFEEYKAYVNQFPPEKAEKITGVDKKLIREAARMYASNGPAGVMFSASPVVHNINGMQNYRAVMCLIALTGNYDIPGGNPSRPGPVSPCNEYGKVKRLDTIEAIGEKDFPAWFDLPCEEAQCTRIADYILKEEPYPLKAVVGFGLNHRMWPEPEHFQKALKALDFYVNVDLFFSDSSKMADLVLPAASSFERDVVLNGRGGMFFLSEKAIEPVGEAKNDIEIMIGMLRAMQLHDEALEHGYEKYMEYILEPSGVTLEELRAHPEGVKGRVITPPAFKRYEKEGFHTPSGKVEFVSQILERYKDSHGYSGLPEYRDFREVSGMDREAYPLILNTGSRKPQLFHARTYRVPWLAGLEEATLVEIHPKDAKKYGIADGDMVRVSSPVGSICGIAAVYLNSQPGIVHVYHGNAKGEANDLIDRNYLDPISGFPGYKSYFCKIEKEKGEVKA, from the coding sequence ATGAATCAAAGAGTAATAAAAAAAGTCCGCTGTAATATCTGTTCAGCGGGATGTCCGATCGATGCTTATGTAGAAGAAGGAACGCTTGTGTCGGTAGAAGGCAGCCGGGATCTTCCGGGGCAGAGTGGAGGATTATGTTCTAAAGGAGCTGCTTCCAGGCAGTATGTTTATAACAAAGACAGGATTCTGTATCCGATGAAACGGATCGGAAAAAAAGGAAGCGGGGAATTTGAACGCATATCCTGGGATGAAGCGTATCGGATGATTGCAGAGAATCTTCTCAGGATCAAAAAAGAATATGGTCCGCAGGCGGCAGCATTTTATGCGGGATATCCGAAATGGTACAGACCGGCACTTCTGCGGCTTGCCAATGCTTACGGGTCTCCGAATTACTGTACGGAATCCAGTACCTGTTTTCAGTCGGCGGCAATGGCATGGAAATCTATTTATGGAAATGACATCTGCTTTCCGGATCTGATGCATGCACAGACGGTTCTCGTATGGAGTAACAATCTGTATCATTCCAATGTGGGAATGGCAAGACCTTATCAGTCGTTAAAAGCACGTGGGGCGAAGATCATAGCCGTAGATCCAAGAGAGACCGTAACGACACAGGCAGCGGATATCCACTTGAAACTTCTGCCGGGAACGGACGGAGCACTTGCGCTGTCTATGGCACAGGTGATCATAGAAGAAGGGCTGTATGATAAAGAATTTGTAGAAAAATATGTATATGGTTTTGAAGAATACAAAGCGTATGTGAATCAATTTCCACCGGAAAAAGCAGAGAAGATCACCGGTGTAGATAAGAAACTGATCCGTGAAGCTGCCAGAATGTATGCATCTAACGGGCCTGCCGGGGTGATGTTTTCAGCGTCTCCAGTTGTACATAATATTAATGGAATGCAGAATTACCGGGCAGTGATGTGTCTGATCGCACTTACCGGCAACTATGATATTCCAGGTGGCAATCCGTCAAGACCGGGTCCGGTGTCTCCTTGCAATGAATATGGAAAAGTAAAACGGCTGGATACGATAGAAGCCATCGGTGAGAAAGATTTTCCGGCATGGTTTGATCTACCGTGTGAGGAAGCGCAGTGTACAAGAATTGCAGATTATATTCTGAAGGAAGAACCATATCCGTTGAAAGCTGTGGTGGGATTCGGCCTGAACCACAGAATGTGGCCGGAGCCGGAGCATTTTCAGAAAGCATTAAAAGCGCTGGACTTTTATGTGAATGTAGATCTGTTTTTCTCAGATTCAAGCAAGATGGCAGACCTGGTTCTTCCGGCAGCGTCTTCCTTTGAACGAGATGTTGTGCTGAATGGACGGGGAGGAATGTTCTTCCTGTCAGAAAAAGCAATCGAACCGGTCGGAGAGGCGAAGAATGATATTGAGATCATGATCGGCATGCTTCGTGCCATGCAGTTACATGATGAAGCATTGGAACATGGCTATGAGAAATATATGGAATATATTCTGGAGCCATCCGGTGTCACACTGGAGGAATTGCGGGCGCATCCGGAAGGGGTAAAAGGACGTGTGATCACTCCGCCTGCATTTAAGAGATATGAAAAAGAAGGCTTTCATACACCATCCGGTAAGGTGGAATTTGTATCACAGATACTCGAACGTTACAAAGACAGCCACGGATATTCCGGACTTCCGGAATACAGAGATTTCCGTGAGGTGTCAGGCATGGACAGGGAAGCATATCCACTGATTCTGAATACCGGTTCCAGAAAACCACAGCTTTTCCATGCAAGAACATACCGGGTACCGTGGCTTGCAGGACTTGAAGAGGCAACACTGGTAGAAATCCATCCGAAAGATGCGAAAAAGTATGGTATTGCAGATGGTGACATGGTGAGGGTATCTTCCCCGGTGGGAAGTATCTGCGGAATTGCGGCGGTTTACCTGAACAGCCAGCCGGGAATTGTACACGTCTATCATGGCAATGCAAAGGGTGAGGCAAATGATCTGATAGACAGAAATTATCTGGATCCAATTTCAGGATTCCCGGGATATAAAAGTTATTTCTGTAAAATCGAGAAAGAAAAAGGCGAGGTGAAGGCATGA